The following are encoded together in the Phaseolus vulgaris cultivar G19833 chromosome 9, P. vulgaris v2.0, whole genome shotgun sequence genome:
- the LOC137822863 gene encoding calmodulin-like protein 2, with product MGIAEVCSRFLGDFFQAFKCSPQSSVSYHQDHNHHACKSERMVKLDEKMIGALVTVFGMESNGRIKKESAREVVEKLGLMCDRGSTGFELGEGGLMDDDEVPVEEVLGELEDISKRSEVLHEAFKIFDEDGDGYIDAMELKRVLDCLGLDQGWDMNAIEKMVKVADLNFDGKVDFDEFELMMG from the coding sequence ATGGGGATAGCAGAAGTGTGCTCCAGGTTCCTGGGGGACTTTTTCCAAGCATTCAAATGCTCCCCACAGAGCTCAGTGTCTTATCACCAAGATCACAATCATCATGCATGCAAATCTGAGAGGATGGTGAAACTTGATGAGAAGATGATTGGTGCCCTTGTTACTGTTTTTGGGATGGAAAGCAATGGAAGAATAAAGAAGGAAAGTGCAAGGGAGGTGGTGGAGAAGCTTGGTTTAATGTGTGATAGGGGTTCAACAGGGTTTGAGCTAGGTGAGGGTGGGTTAATGGATGATGATGAAGTGCCTGTGGAAGAGGTGCTTGGTGAGTTGGAGGACATTTCAAAGCGCAGTGAGGTGTTGCATGAAGCCTTCAAAATCTTTGATGAGGATGGAGATGGATACATAGATGCAATGGAGTTGAAGAGGGTGCTTGATTGCTTGGGTTTGGACCAGGGTTGGGATATGAATGCCATTGAGAAGATGGTGAAGGTGGCAGATTTGAACTTTGATGGCAAGGTTGATTTTGATGAGTTTGAATTGATGATGGGGTAG
- the LOC137822682 gene encoding uncharacterized protein: MAPTKLFFFAFSVTLIFAVVGAEADVSIDGTAAEPDASAFKIQLDQLNSKIRILESEIREKSEEVKKKDEIVARKEKIIEDKSVTIQSLQNDVASLQKKGSLDAEEQVGKAHARAGELQKQVDKLKRELETQNKEKGNWETRVLGLEKKVHDLNSKLEALQKINEEQRTQIQKTERALKVAEEEMVKAKFETAIIKTELRETHGAWLPPWLAVHYIHSKSCAETQWNKHGKPVWETLTLKALEKKAQAGKWAEPHVETIKTKWVPAVKEQWSVVKTSAEPHVQLLTTKTVEGYEATKKTISPHLSNAKEFVYPYYQEARKFSKPYIDQIAVAAKPHVDKVQVVLKPYTNNVVHVYGKFLESATTYHRQVQATVQETLKKHELTRPLATKELEWFAASALLALPIIFVARVFSAVFCNKKVNKPSRSGNNHARRKAKRGHPDKHTS; encoded by the exons ATGGCGCCTACGAAGCTCTTCTTCTTTGCGTTTTCAGTAACCCTAATTTTCGCCGTCGTCGGGGCCGAGGCTGATGTTTCCATCGATGGAACCGCAGCAGAGCCTGATGCCTCCGCCTTCAAGATCCAATTAGATCAACTCAATTCTAAGATCCGAATTCTCG aatCTGAAATCAGAGAAAAGTCGGAAGAAGTGAAGAAGAAGGACGAAATTGTGGccagaaaagaaaaaatcattGAAGATAAATCGGTTACCATACAGTCCCTGCAGAATGATGTTGCTTCTCTCCAG AAAAAAGGGTCATTGGATGCTGAAGAGCAAGTTGGAAAGGCTCATGCCCGTGCTGGTGAACTACAGAAGCAG GTGGACAAGCTCAAAAGGGAACTAGAAACAcaaaacaaggagaaagggaacTGGGAAACTCGAGTACTTGGGTTAGAGAAAAAAGTTCATGACTTGAACTCAAAATTAGAAGCT CTTCAAAAGATAAACGAGGAGCAGAGGACACAAATTCAGAAAACTGAACGTGCTCTTAAAGTTGCCGAG GAAGAGATGGTGAAGGCTAAGTTTGAGACAGCTATCATAAAAACAGAGTTGAGGGAG ACACATGGTGCTTGGCTTCCACCTTGGCTTGCTGTACACTATATTCATAGTAAG TCTTGTGCTGAAACTCAATGGAACAAACATGGGAAACCTGTTTGGGAAACACTTACATTAAAG GCCCTAGAGAAGAAGGCACAAGCTGGAAAGTGGGCTGAACCTCATGTGGAAACCATTAAAACT AAATGGGTCCCTGCTGTAAAAGAACAGTGGTCTGTAGTGAAAACAAGTGCTGAACCGCATGTGCAATTATTGACCACAAAAACTGTTGAAGGTTATGAGGCTACCAAGAAGACAATTTCTCCCCATTTAAGCAACgcaaaagaatttgtttatcCTTATTATCAG GAAGCTAGAAAGTTCAGCAAGCCATACATTGATCAGATTGCTGTTGCAGCTAAACCTCATGTTGATAAAGTACAAGTGGTTTTGAAGCCCTACACGAATAATGTTGTTCATGTTTATGGGAAGTTTTTGGAATCAGCTACTACATATCATCGCCAG GTCCAAGCCACTGTCCAAGAGACACTGAAGAAGCATGAGCTCACTAGACCTCTTGCTACCAAAGAGTTGGAATGGTTTGCG GCCTCTGCTCTTTTGGCTCTACCCATTATTTTTGTGGCTAGAGTGTTTTCAGCTGTGTTCTG CAATAAGAAAGTGAATAAACCTTCTCGAAGTGGAAATAACCATGCACGACGCAAAGCTAAGCGAGGCCATCCAGACAAGCACACATCATGA
- the LOC137823005 gene encoding protein CUP-SHAPED COTYLEDON 1-like isoform X1, with the protein MQKEKEAIIKEGTDTEMEGSLPKEETLPPGFRFHPTDEELVTCYLLNKISDSNFTGRAITDVDLNKSEPWELPGKAKMGEKEWYFFSLRDRKYPTGVRTNRATNTGYWKTTGKDKEILNSATSELIGMKKTLVFYKGRAPRGEKSNWVMHEYRMHSKPTFRTTRQDEWVVCRVFKKSGGAKKFPSSNHARAVNPYSLEIGPNIMPPPLMQLGDPSAHFLYGRNYMSSVELGELARVLRGGGSTSSVNQPMQSQLGYPTSAAAAGGGGGFTISGLNLNLGGGGGATSTTQPIFRPMQPSSAAPVHTMAQVVDVNSSMMTSGSLGADVGYGSELSNMNSHGNRFMGMEHCMDLDNYWPSY; encoded by the exons ATGCAA AAGGAAAAGGAAGCCATTATCAAGGAGGGAACGGATACAGAAATGGAAGGAAGTCTTCCAAAAGAAGAAACCCTACCACCGGGATTTCGATTTCATCCTACCGATGAAGAACTTGTCACTTGCTATCTCCTAAATAAGATATCGGATTCTAATTTTACAGGCAGAGCAATAACTGATGTAGATCTCAACAAAAGTGAGCCATGGGAGCTTCCag GGAAAGCTAAGATGGGTGAAAAAGAATGGTACTTCTTCAGTCTGAGAGACCGTAAATACCCAACTGGTGTGAGAACCAATCGAGCAACGAACACGGGGTATTGGAAGACAACAGGGAAAGACAAGGAGATCCTCAACAGTGCAACCTCTGAATTGATTGGCATGAAGAAGACTTTGGTTTTCTACAAAGGAAGAGCACCCAGAGGAGAGAAAAGCAACTGGGTCATGCATGAATACCGTATGCACTCAAAACCCACCTTCAGAACTACCAGG CAGGATGAATGGGTGGTTTGCAGGGTGTTCAAGAAGAGTGGCGGGGCAAAAAAGTTCCCTTCTTCCAACCATGCAAGAGCAGTGAATCCGTACAGCTTGGAAATAGGGCCAAATATTATGCCACCACCATTGATGCAATTGGGAGATCCTTCTGCTCATTTCCTTTATGGACGGAACTACATGAGCAGTGTTGAGTTAGGTGAACTTGCAAGGGTTTTAAGAGGAGGTGGATCAACAAGTAGTGTCAATCAACCAATGCAATCCCAATTGGGCTACCCTAcatcagcagcagcagcaggaggaggaggaggattCACCATTTCAGGACTCAATTTGAATctgggaggaggaggaggagcaACAAGCACAACACAACCCATTTTTCGACCAATGCAACCTTCTTCTGCTGCTCCTGTTCATACAATGGCTCAAGTAGTTGATGTGAATTCCAGCATGATGACAAGTGGTTCTCTTGGTGCAGATGTAGGTTATGGATCAGAATTGAGTAACATGAATTCTCATGGGAATAGGTTTATGGGAATGGAGCATTGCATGGATCTAGACAACTATTGGCCTTCCTACTAA
- the LOC137823005 gene encoding protein CUP-SHAPED COTYLEDON 1-like isoform X2 — MQKEKEAIIKEGTDTEMEGSLPKEETLPPGFRFHPTDEELVTCYLLNKISDSNFTGRAITDVDLNKSEPWELPGKAKMGEKEWYFFSLRDRKYPTGVRTNRATNTGYWKTTGKDKEILNSATSELIGMKKTLVFYKGRAPRGEKSNWVMHEYRMHSKPTFRTTRDEWVVCRVFKKSGGAKKFPSSNHARAVNPYSLEIGPNIMPPPLMQLGDPSAHFLYGRNYMSSVELGELARVLRGGGSTSSVNQPMQSQLGYPTSAAAAGGGGGFTISGLNLNLGGGGGATSTTQPIFRPMQPSSAAPVHTMAQVVDVNSSMMTSGSLGADVGYGSELSNMNSHGNRFMGMEHCMDLDNYWPSY, encoded by the exons ATGCAA AAGGAAAAGGAAGCCATTATCAAGGAGGGAACGGATACAGAAATGGAAGGAAGTCTTCCAAAAGAAGAAACCCTACCACCGGGATTTCGATTTCATCCTACCGATGAAGAACTTGTCACTTGCTATCTCCTAAATAAGATATCGGATTCTAATTTTACAGGCAGAGCAATAACTGATGTAGATCTCAACAAAAGTGAGCCATGGGAGCTTCCag GGAAAGCTAAGATGGGTGAAAAAGAATGGTACTTCTTCAGTCTGAGAGACCGTAAATACCCAACTGGTGTGAGAACCAATCGAGCAACGAACACGGGGTATTGGAAGACAACAGGGAAAGACAAGGAGATCCTCAACAGTGCAACCTCTGAATTGATTGGCATGAAGAAGACTTTGGTTTTCTACAAAGGAAGAGCACCCAGAGGAGAGAAAAGCAACTGGGTCATGCATGAATACCGTATGCACTCAAAACCCACCTTCAGAACTACCAGG GATGAATGGGTGGTTTGCAGGGTGTTCAAGAAGAGTGGCGGGGCAAAAAAGTTCCCTTCTTCCAACCATGCAAGAGCAGTGAATCCGTACAGCTTGGAAATAGGGCCAAATATTATGCCACCACCATTGATGCAATTGGGAGATCCTTCTGCTCATTTCCTTTATGGACGGAACTACATGAGCAGTGTTGAGTTAGGTGAACTTGCAAGGGTTTTAAGAGGAGGTGGATCAACAAGTAGTGTCAATCAACCAATGCAATCCCAATTGGGCTACCCTAcatcagcagcagcagcaggaggaggaggaggattCACCATTTCAGGACTCAATTTGAATctgggaggaggaggaggagcaACAAGCACAACACAACCCATTTTTCGACCAATGCAACCTTCTTCTGCTGCTCCTGTTCATACAATGGCTCAAGTAGTTGATGTGAATTCCAGCATGATGACAAGTGGTTCTCTTGGTGCAGATGTAGGTTATGGATCAGAATTGAGTAACATGAATTCTCATGGGAATAGGTTTATGGGAATGGAGCATTGCATGGATCTAGACAACTATTGGCCTTCCTACTAA